One Aquila chrysaetos chrysaetos chromosome 22, bAquChr1.4, whole genome shotgun sequence genomic window carries:
- the LOC115334412 gene encoding LOW QUALITY PROTEIN: protocadherin alpha-2-like (The sequence of the model RefSeq protein was modified relative to this genomic sequence to represent the inferred CDS: deleted 3 bases in 2 codons) has product MGVCWGPVVRVLVLQAAWALGGGQVRYSVPEEAKAGTVVGRLAQDLGLEAGEPEARRLRLVAQGRRASVEVSGASGALVVSSRLDREELCGKSAPCALRLEVLVERPLRVFHVELEVTDINDNAPLFPAARKNLSLPENSPPGSRFPLEGASDADVGANAQLSYTLSPSEHFSLDWQKTEEDSESLFLVLRRPLDRETMAEHRLVLTASDGGRPSLTGTMELVISVLDVNDNAPQFNQSVYKVQLLESAAEGTLVAQVNATDLDLGIYGEVIYEIDTVLPPSASDMFSIDTNSGEIRLTGAVDFETVTFYKLHIKAKDKGSPPLSGHCKVLVEVLDVNDNAPEVWVTSLSVPVPEDAAVGTVVALLSVSDRDSGANGRVRCAVWPAAPFGLVATFAGSYSLVLREALDRERVSEYEVEVRAEDGGAPALRASRGVRVPVSDVNDNAPAFAQAVYTVLARENNAAGAELARLWARDPDEAGNGRVSYSVAEGVGGGAVAGGGWRAASSYVSVDAESGRLWALQPLDYEEVQVLQFEVRAVDAGEPPLCGNATVQLFVVDENDNAPALLPAAGGGPGGGAAGSAASGSGSGSGALWAWAAWGAPAGQVVAKIRAVDADSGYNAWLRYELWEPRGKGPFRVGLYSGEVSTARALEEADGPRQRLVIVVRDHGEPARSATATLSVSLVEGAEAALAAAGSSSSGAGLRPAAGAEGGAAAAAAAAATNVWLVVAICAVSSLFLLAVVLYGASRWAPRAAVLSGPGPATLVCASEVGSWSYSQRQSRSLCVAEGAGKSDLMVFSPNFPPPPGPAAKETQPEAPALVDTVSAPPPFVASRPFPLLVALVARPLGRRWWESSSGGGGLAGASGLAGAS; this is encoded by the exons atggGCGTGTGCTGGGGGCCCGTGGTGcgggtgctggtgctgcaggcGGCCTGGGCGCTGGGCGGCGGGCAGGTGCGCTACTCGGTGCCGGAGGAAGCCAAGGCCGGGACGGTGGTGGGCCGGCTGGCGCAGGACCTGGGCCTGGAGGCGGGCGAGCCGGAGGCGCGTCGGCTGCGGCTGGTGGCGCAGGGCCGGCGGGCGAGCGTGGAGGTGAGCGGGGCGAGCGGGGCGCTGGTGGTGAGCTCGCGGCTGGACCGGGAGGAGCTGTGCGGGAAGAGCGCGCCGTGCGCCCTGCgcctggaggtgctggtggaGCGGCCGCTGCGCGTCTTCCACGTGGAGCTGGAGGTGACCGACATCAACGACAACGCCCCGCTCTTCCCCGCCGCCCGGAAAAACCTCAGTTTACCGGAGAACTCCCCCCCCGGTTCTCGGTTCCCGCTGGAGGGCGCGTCGGATGCAGACGTCGGAGCCAACGCGCAGCTCTCCTATACCCTCAGCCCCAGCGAGCACTTCTCTCTGGACTGGCAAAAAACAGAGGAGGACTCTGAATCGTTATTTCTGGTGCTGAGGAGACCGCTGGACCGCGAGACGATGGCTGAGCACCGTTTGGTGTTGACGGCGAGTGACGGGGGCCGTCCGTCGCTGACAGGCACGATGGAGCTGGTGATCTCGGTGCTGGACGTGAACGACAACGCGCCCCAGTTCAACCAGTCGGTGTATAAAGTGCAGCTGCTAGAGAGCGCTGCAGAGGGGACGCTGGTGGCGCAGGTGAATGCCACGGATCTGGACTTGGGGATATATGGCGAGGTGATTTATGAAATTGATACTGTTTTGCCTCCCTCGGCCTCAGATATGTTCAGCATCGACACGAACAGCGGGGAGATCAGACTGACGGGCGCCGTGGACTTTGAGACAGTTACTTTCTACAAGCTACACATTAAGGCGAAAGACAAAGGCTCGCCCCCGCTGTCGGGTCACTGCAAGGTGTTGGTGGAGGTGCTGGACgtgaacgacaacgcgccggAGGTGTGGGTGACGTCGCTGTCGGTGCCGGTGCCGGAGGACGCGGCGGTGGGGACGGTGGTGGCGCTGCTGAGCGTGTCGGACCGGGACTCGGGGGCGAACGGTCGGGTGCGCTGCGCGGTGTGGCCGGCGGCGCCGTTCGGGCTGGTGGCGACGTTCGCGGGCTCGTACTCGCTGGTGCTGCGGGAGGCGCTGGACCGGGAGCGGGTGTCGGAGTACGAGGTGGAGGTGCGGGCGGAGGACGGCGGGGCGCCGGCGCTGCGCGCCAGCCGCGGGGTGCGGGTGCCGGTGTCGGACgtgaacgacaacgcgccggCGTTCGCGCAGGCCGTGTACACGGTGCTGGCGCGGGAGAACAACGCGGCGGGCGCGGAGCTGGCGCGGCTGTGGGCGCGGGACCCGGACGAGGCGGGCAACGGGCGCGTGAGCTACTCGGTGGCGGAGGGCGTGGGCGGGGGCGCGGTGGCGGGCGGGGGGTGGCGGGCGGCGTCGAGCTACGTGTCGGTGGACGCGGAGAGCGGGCGGCTGTGGGCGCTGCAGCCGTTGGACTACGAGGAGGTGCAGGTGCTGCAGTTCGAGGTGCGGGCGGTGGACGCGGGGGAGCCGCCGCTGTGCGGCAACGCCACGGTGCAGCTGTTCGTGGTGGACGAGAACGACAACGCGCCGGCGCTGCTCCCGGCTgccgggggcgggccgggcggcggggccgcgggctcGGCGGCGTCGGGCTCGGGCTCGGGCTCGGGGGCGCTGTGGGCGTGGGCGGCGTGGGGGGCGCCGGCGGGGCAGGTGGTGGCGAAGATCCGCGCGGTGGACGCGGACTCGGGCTACAACGCGTGGCTGCGCTACGAGCTGTGGGAGCCGCGGGGGAAGGGCCCGTTCCGCGTGGGGCTGTACAGCGGCGAGGTGAGCACGGCGCGGGCGCTGGAGGAGGCGGACGGCCCGCGGCAGCGGCTGGTGATCGTGGTGCGGGACCACGGGGAGCCGGCGCGCTCGGCCACGGCCACGCTGAGCGTGTCGCTGGTGGAGGGCGCCGAGGCGGCGCTGGCGGCCGCGGGCTCGTCGTCGTCGGgggcggggctgcggccggcggcgggcgcggagggcggg gcggcggcggcggcggcggcggcggcgacgaaCGTGTGGCTGGTGGTGGCCATCTGCGCGGTGTCGAGCCTGTTCCTGCTGGCGGTGGTGCTGTACGGGGCGTCGCGGTGGGCGCCGCGGGCGGCCGTGCTGTCGGGGCCCGGTCCGGCGACGCTGGTGTGCGCCAGCGAAGTGGGGAGCTGGTCGTACTCGCAGCGCCAGAGCCGGAGCCTGTGCGTGGCGGAGGGCGCGGGCAAGAGCGACCTGATGGTT TTCAGCCCCAacttcccgccgccgcccggccccgcggcgaAGGAGACGCAGCCGGAGGCGCCCGCTCTCGTGGACACGgtcagtgccccccccccctttgtcGCCTCTCGCCCCTTCCCCCTTCTTGTGGCCCTGGTCGCCCGGCCCCTGGGCAGGCGCTGGTGGGAGTCGAGCTCAGGCGGTGGGGGCTTGGCGGGTGCTTCGGGCTTGGCGGGTGCTTCTTAA